The following proteins come from a genomic window of bacterium:
- a CDS encoding Holliday junction branch migration DNA helicase RuvB, protein ASILARTAGLLELDVDPAGLEEIARRSRGTPRVANRLLRRLRDFAQVEGSGRVTRELADFGLERLSVDSAGLDAMDRRILETLIRHHGGGPVGATTLALAVAEEPETLEDVYEPYLIQQGFLRRTRRGRVAARRAYEHLGLTPPTEDPSLFEEPA, encoded by the coding sequence GCCAGCATCCTCGCGCGCACGGCGGGATTGCTCGAGCTGGACGTCGACCCTGCCGGCCTCGAGGAGATCGCCCGCCGCAGCCGCGGGACGCCGCGCGTGGCCAACCGGCTCCTGCGCCGCCTGCGCGACTTCGCCCAGGTCGAGGGCAGCGGGCGCGTCACCCGCGAGCTGGCGGACTTCGGGCTCGAGCGGCTGAGCGTCGACAGCGCCGGCCTGGACGCCATGGACCGCCGCATCCTGGAGACCCTCATCCGCCACCACGGCGGCGGGCCCGTGGGCGCGACGACCCTCGCCCTCGCGGTCGCCGAGGAGCCGGAGACCCTCGAGGACGTCTACGAGCCCTACCTCATCCAGCAGGGCTTCCTGCGGCGCACGCGGCGCGGCCGCGTGGCGGCCCGCCGGGCCTACGAGCACCTCGGGCTCACGCCGCCGACCGAGGATCCCTCGCTCTTCGAGGAGCCGGCCTGA
- the yajC gene encoding preprotein translocase subunit YajC encodes MPLFLQAQQAPAWSPILLMVGMFAILYFFMIRPQQKRAKEHQAMLKTLAKGDQVLTSGGIFGSVVGVKDDRVVLRVDENCKLEVAIGNITAKLGK; translated from the coding sequence ATGCCTCTCTTCCTGCAGGCCCAGCAGGCCCCCGCCTGGAGCCCCATCCTCCTGATGGTGGGCATGTTCGCCATCCTCTACTTCTTCATGATCCGCCCGCAGCAGAAGCGCGCCAAGGAGCACCAGGCGATGCTGAAGACCCTCGCCAAGGGCGATCAGGTCCTCACCTCGGGCGGCATTTTCGGCAGCGTCGTCGGGGTCAAGGACGACCGCGTCGTCCTGCGCGTGGACGAGAACTGCAAGCTCGAGGTCGCGATCGGCAACATCACGGCCAAGCTGGGCAAGTAG
- the queA gene encoding tRNA preQ1(34) S-adenosylmethionine ribosyltransferase-isomerase QueA has protein sequence MPEHLSDYDYPLPPERIAQRPLADRAACRLLQLDLSSGALADRRFRDLPALLAPGDLLVVNDTRVLPARLRGERERGGAGPVELLLHSPGADGRWLGLLRPARRFRPGDVFRAAAGRVRIAVEEAGGAPGGEGSRWLRLLAPADWPAAMALAGELPLPPYIARPADARDAEDYQTRFARVDGAVAAPTAGLHFDEALLAALAARGVARAALTLHVGIGTFQPVRAEDPARHAMHGERYALPAATRRAVDATRAAGGRVIAVGTTVARALETPTAAAWAGAGELAGETRLFIRPPYACQRLDGLVTNFHLPRSTLLMLVAALAGRERILAAYAHALRAGYRFFSYGDAMLLLPPPAAAGSAAGETRA, from the coding sequence GTGCCCGAGCACCTGAGCGACTACGACTACCCGCTCCCGCCGGAGCGCATCGCCCAGCGCCCCCTGGCGGATCGCGCGGCCTGCCGCCTCCTTCAGCTCGACCTCTCCAGCGGCGCGCTCGCGGACCGCCGCTTCCGCGATCTGCCGGCCCTGCTCGCGCCGGGCGATCTGCTCGTCGTCAACGACACGCGCGTGCTGCCGGCGCGCCTGCGCGGCGAACGCGAGCGCGGCGGGGCCGGTCCGGTCGAACTGCTGCTGCACTCGCCGGGCGCGGACGGCCGCTGGCTCGGCCTGCTGCGCCCGGCCCGCCGCTTCCGCCCCGGCGACGTCTTCCGGGCGGCGGCCGGCCGCGTGCGCATCGCCGTCGAGGAGGCGGGCGGGGCGCCGGGCGGCGAGGGGAGCCGCTGGCTGCGCCTCCTCGCACCGGCCGACTGGCCGGCGGCGATGGCTCTCGCGGGCGAGCTGCCGCTGCCGCCCTACATCGCCCGCCCGGCCGACGCCCGCGACGCCGAGGACTACCAGACCCGCTTCGCCCGCGTGGATGGCGCCGTCGCCGCGCCCACGGCCGGCCTCCACTTCGACGAGGCGCTGCTCGCGGCCCTCGCCGCGCGGGGCGTCGCCCGCGCCGCCCTCACGCTGCACGTGGGCATCGGCACCTTCCAGCCCGTGCGCGCGGAGGACCCGGCCCGCCACGCGATGCACGGCGAGCGCTACGCACTGCCGGCGGCGACGCGCCGCGCCGTGGACGCGACGCGTGCCGCGGGCGGCCGCGTGATCGCCGTCGGCACCACCGTGGCGCGCGCGCTGGAAACGCCGACCGCGGCCGCGTGGGCGGGCGCCGGCGAGCTCGCCGGCGAGACCCGGCTCTTCATCCGGCCGCCCTACGCCTGCCAGCGCCTGGACGGCCTCGTCACCAACTTCCACCTGCCGCGCTCGACCCTGCTGATGCTCGTCGCGGCGCTGGCCGGTCGCGAGCGCATCCTCGCCGCCTATGCGCACGCCTTGCGCGCCGGCTACCGCTTTTTCTCCTATGGCGATGCGATGCTCCTCCTGCCGCCGCCAGCGGCAGCCGGATCGGCGGCCGGGGAGACGCGCGCATGA
- a CDS encoding 16S rRNA (cytosine(967)-C(5))-methyltransferase RsmB produces MRIAPARLAALRCLAALDAQSAPAAEGESEAADWDSLQERWLGDPLLADPRDRRLFSQLTAGVLRQRGRLDARLRRLTGRRQLDPPLREALRLALYQLETLDRLPAHAVIGESVEWVKRAAGPRLAGWANAQLRKWQREGVPGADPAPADYLAHAEAVLSLPRWLAERWRAEFGVERALRLMAALNRPPAHCFRWNALRPGQTDLLAALRAAGGAPEPIAGLPLAFRWRGAWPEDLAAALGRGDLSVQDASSQRIAALLDGGAPGDWADLCAAPGGKCCHLAERGGDARPLLAVDRDPRRLEKVVANARRLGLRGLQVECGDLRALAPRPVDGVLLDAPCSALGTLASNPDARWRLRPADIARLAMRQRELLAAAARWPRPGGRLLYAVCTFTPEETSAQRDWFLGAHAEFALEPFTAAELPDALRTPLGEYLSLPDLEPGTAMYAFRCRRRPRAGAEREAAAKEEA; encoded by the coding sequence ATGAGGATCGCGCCCGCCCGCCTGGCCGCGCTGCGCTGCCTCGCCGCGCTGGACGCGCAGAGCGCGCCCGCCGCCGAGGGCGAGTCCGAAGCCGCCGATTGGGACAGCCTGCAGGAGCGCTGGCTCGGCGACCCTCTGCTCGCCGATCCGCGCGACCGCCGCCTCTTCAGCCAGCTCACCGCGGGCGTGCTCCGCCAGCGGGGGCGTCTGGACGCCCGCCTGCGCCGCCTGACGGGGCGCAGGCAACTGGATCCGCCGCTGCGGGAAGCGCTGCGCCTGGCGCTCTATCAGCTCGAAACGCTGGACCGCCTGCCCGCCCACGCCGTGATCGGCGAGAGCGTGGAGTGGGTGAAGCGCGCCGCGGGGCCGCGGCTCGCGGGCTGGGCCAACGCCCAGCTGCGCAAGTGGCAGCGCGAAGGCGTGCCGGGGGCGGATCCCGCCCCGGCGGACTACCTCGCGCACGCCGAGGCCGTGCTCTCGCTTCCCCGCTGGCTCGCCGAGCGCTGGCGCGCCGAGTTCGGCGTCGAGCGCGCGCTCCGCCTGATGGCCGCGCTGAACCGCCCCCCTGCGCACTGCTTCCGCTGGAATGCGCTGCGGCCTGGGCAGACGGATCTGCTCGCCGCGCTGCGGGCGGCCGGCGGCGCGCCCGAGCCGATCGCCGGCCTGCCGCTCGCCTTTCGCTGGCGCGGGGCCTGGCCGGAGGACTTGGCAGCGGCGCTGGGGCGGGGAGACCTCAGCGTGCAGGACGCCAGCTCCCAGCGCATTGCCGCGCTGCTGGACGGAGGCGCGCCCGGCGACTGGGCGGATCTCTGCGCCGCACCCGGCGGCAAGTGCTGCCACCTCGCCGAGCGCGGGGGCGACGCGCGGCCGCTGCTGGCCGTGGATCGCGATCCGCGGCGCCTGGAGAAAGTGGTTGCCAATGCCCGGCGGCTGGGCTTAAGAGGGCTGCAGGTCGAGTGCGGGGATCTGCGCGCGCTAGCGCCGCGGCCAGTGGACGGGGTTCTGCTCGACGCGCCCTGCAGCGCGCTGGGCACGCTGGCCAGCAATCCGGATGCGCGCTGGCGACTGCGGCCGGCCGACATCGCGCGCCTGGCGATGCGTCAGCGGGAGTTGCTGGCGGCGGCGGCGCGCTGGCCGCGCCCCGGGGGCCGGCTCCTGTACGCCGTCTGCACCTTCACGCCCGAGGAGACGAGCGCGCAGCGGGACTGGTTCCTCGGCGCGCACGCGGAGTTCGCGCTGGAGCCTTTCACGGCGGCGGAGTTGCCCGACGCCCTGCGCACGCCGCTGGGGGAGTATCTCTCGCTGCCCGACCTCGAGCCGGGCACCGCCATGTACGCGTTCCGCTGCCGCCGGCGCCCGCGCGCCGGGGCCGAGC
- the tgt gene encoding tRNA guanosine(34) transglycosylase Tgt, whose product MKPLFTLEAVDPETGARAGRLATDHGEILTPVFMPVGTQGVVKALTAEQLEALGARIVLANTYHLYLRPGAARVAAAGGLHALAAWPHALLSDSGGYQFYSLRALNAVREEGVGFRSHLDGSRHFLGPEDVIDVQAALGADIVMPLDECLPYPSERAPAAVALARTARWARRCRDHRGPVFSAHGHRQFLFGIVQGASYADLRRESLAATCALDLPGYAIGGLAVGEPKSQLFELTGLCASLLPPDRPRYLMGVGFPEDLLRAVALGVDMFDCVMPTRNARKGTLFTRAGRLVVKNASCADDQAPPDSACGCPCCRRHSRAYLRHLFQAGETTAMTLATLHNLYFYLDLMRSARAAILEGRYGAFLREFFADYAMATD is encoded by the coding sequence ATGAAGCCCCTCTTCACCCTCGAGGCGGTCGATCCCGAGACCGGCGCCCGCGCCGGGCGCCTCGCGACCGACCACGGGGAGATCCTGACGCCCGTCTTCATGCCCGTCGGCACGCAGGGGGTCGTCAAGGCCCTGACGGCCGAGCAGCTCGAGGCGCTCGGCGCGCGGATCGTCCTCGCCAACACCTACCACCTGTACCTGCGGCCCGGCGCCGCGCGCGTGGCGGCCGCCGGCGGTCTGCACGCCCTCGCCGCCTGGCCGCACGCCCTGCTCAGCGACAGCGGCGGTTACCAGTTCTACTCGCTGCGCGCGCTGAACGCGGTGCGGGAGGAGGGCGTCGGCTTCCGTTCGCATCTCGACGGTTCGCGGCACTTCCTCGGGCCCGAGGACGTGATCGACGTCCAGGCCGCGCTCGGCGCCGACATCGTGATGCCCCTGGACGAGTGCCTGCCCTATCCGAGCGAGCGCGCCCCGGCGGCCGTCGCCCTGGCGCGCACGGCGCGCTGGGCGCGCCGCTGCCGGGACCACCGGGGCCCCGTCTTCAGCGCGCACGGGCACCGGCAGTTCCTCTTCGGCATCGTGCAGGGCGCGAGCTACGCGGATCTGCGCCGGGAGTCGCTGGCGGCGACCTGCGCGCTCGACCTGCCCGGCTACGCGATCGGCGGCCTCGCGGTGGGGGAGCCCAAGTCGCAGCTCTTCGAGCTCACCGGTCTCTGCGCCAGCTTGCTCCCGCCCGACCGGCCGCGCTACCTGATGGGGGTGGGCTTCCCCGAGGACCTCCTGCGCGCCGTCGCCCTCGGGGTCGACATGTTCGACTGCGTGATGCCCACCCGCAACGCCCGCAAGGGGACGCTCTTCACGCGGGCGGGTCGGCTCGTCGTCAAGAACGCGAGCTGCGCCGACGACCAGGCGCCGCCCGATTCCGCTTGCGGCTGTCCCTGCTGTCGTCGTCACAGCCGCGCCTACCTGCGCCACCTCTTCCAGGCCGGCGAGACGACGGCGATGACGCTTGCGACCCTCCACAATCTGTACTTCTATTTGGACTTGATGCGCTCGGCGCGCGCCGCCATTCTGGAGGGGCGCTACGGCGCCTTCCTGCGCGAGTTCTTCGCCGACTACGCGATGGCCACGGATTAG
- the def gene encoding peptide deformylase: MGLSLKYIGCDVLRTRGEKVTAFGEALARHLPRMIDILHAEGGVGLAAPQVGLSQHFFIVIVNVDDEAREEDEIVLMANAEIREASKEQVVIEEGCLSIPGLRADVKRPERIRIAFQDIRGERGELETGGLLARIIQHELDHCEGVLFIDRLSPARRAVLKRRLGDIERDYAPRN; this comes from the coding sequence ATGGGTCTGAGCCTCAAGTACATCGGCTGCGACGTGCTGCGCACACGCGGGGAGAAGGTCACCGCCTTCGGCGAGGCGCTCGCGCGCCACCTGCCGCGGATGATCGACATCCTCCATGCCGAGGGCGGTGTGGGCCTCGCGGCGCCGCAGGTCGGGCTCTCCCAGCATTTCTTCATCGTCATCGTCAATGTCGACGACGAGGCGCGCGAGGAGGACGAGATCGTCCTCATGGCCAATGCGGAGATCCGCGAGGCCTCGAAGGAGCAGGTGGTGATCGAAGAGGGCTGCCTGTCGATCCCCGGTCTGCGCGCCGACGTGAAGCGGCCCGAGCGCATTCGGATCGCCTTCCAGGACATCCGGGGCGAGCGCGGCGAGCTGGAAACGGGCGGCCTGCTCGCCCGCATCATCCAGCACGAACTGGACCACTGCGAGGGCGTGCTCTTCATCGATCGCCTGAGTCCGGCCCGGCGCGCCGTGCTCAAGCGGCGCCTCGGCGACATCGAGCGCGACTACGCGCCCCGCAACTGA
- the fmt gene encoding methionyl-tRNA formyltransferase: MTADARLRVAFLGSPALAVPSLEALAGAPDIALAQVVTLGDRRRGRRGAPVPTPVGAAALALELPLRRWEPGEAAAVTAELAALRLDAIVVIAFARLLSPALLAVPRLGCLNLHASLLPWGRGASPIPQAILDGLSETGWSAMLMDAGLDTGPVLARRPLAVAPRWTAGELSAALAAVAPDFLLATLRAWRAGALLAEAQPASGATLTRKLPAEAGAIDWREPAQRLDRRLRALSPEPGCWCRRGGERLGLIAAEAAPGRAGAAPGEVIALRPRLLVACGEGALALDALQPPGRRLMPAAAYLNGRPLALGERLENG, encoded by the coding sequence ATGACCGCGGATGCTCGCCTGCGCGTCGCCTTTCTCGGGAGTCCGGCGCTGGCCGTGCCGAGCCTCGAGGCGCTGGCCGGCGCTCCCGACATCGCCCTCGCGCAGGTCGTCACCCTCGGCGATCGCCGCCGCGGCCGCCGCGGCGCGCCGGTGCCGACCCCCGTCGGCGCCGCCGCCCTCGCGCTCGAGCTGCCGCTGCGCCGCTGGGAGCCTGGCGAAGCGGCGGCCGTCACCGCCGAGCTGGCCGCGCTGCGGCTCGACGCCATCGTCGTCATCGCCTTCGCGCGCCTGCTCAGTCCCGCGCTGCTCGCCGTGCCGCGTCTGGGTTGTCTGAACCTGCACGCTTCGCTGCTGCCCTGGGGGCGCGGCGCGAGCCCGATCCCGCAGGCCATCCTCGACGGGCTCAGCGAGACCGGGTGGTCGGCGATGCTGATGGACGCGGGCCTGGACACGGGGCCGGTGCTGGCGAGGCGACCGCTCGCGGTGGCGCCGCGCTGGACGGCCGGCGAGCTGAGCGCGGCCCTCGCCGCCGTCGCGCCGGACTTCTTGCTCGCCACCCTGCGCGCCTGGCGCGCGGGCGCTCTGCTCGCCGAGGCCCAGCCAGCAAGCGGTGCGACGCTGACGCGCAAGCTGCCCGCCGAGGCCGGCGCCATCGACTGGCGCGAGCCCGCCCAGCGGCTGGATCGCCGCCTGCGCGCCCTCAGTCCCGAGCCCGGCTGCTGGTGCCGGCGAGGCGGCGAACGCCTGGGGCTGATCGCCGCCGAAGCGGCGCCCGGCCGCGCGGGCGCCGCGCCCGGAGAGGTGATCGCCCTCCGGCCGCGACTCCTCGTCGCCTGCGGCGAGGGCGCGCTCGCGCTCGACGCGCTGCAGCCGCCGGGCCGGCGGCTCATGCCGGCTGCCGCCTACCTGAACGGCCGCCCGCTCGCGCTCGGCGAGCGCCTGGAGAACGGATGA